From Hymenobacter sedentarius, a single genomic window includes:
- a CDS encoding SDR family oxidoreductase has product MPSHSVLITGGTSGIGRACALAFGRAGYQVAFTGRDEAKLADTAQALAAAGIAHLAVRADVGDEAAAERAVRETVAQFGGLNVLINNAGISMRARFQDADLDVIKRLMQTNFFGTVFTTKFALPSLLASKGTIVGISSIAGYRGLPGRTGYSASKFAMNGFLEALRTELLDQGVNVLTAAPGFTASNIRQVALAADGSAQGESPRDEGAMMSSEAVADEILKAVQQRRRSLVLTSQGKLTVFLNKWLPGLTDKLVLNHFRKEEKGVVVG; this is encoded by the coding sequence ATGCCTTCTCATTCAGTTCTTATCACAGGTGGTACCTCGGGCATCGGCCGGGCCTGTGCCCTGGCCTTTGGTCGCGCCGGCTACCAGGTGGCGTTTACGGGCCGCGACGAAGCCAAGCTCGCCGATACCGCCCAGGCCCTGGCTGCGGCCGGCATTGCTCACCTGGCTGTGCGCGCCGATGTGGGCGACGAAGCCGCCGCCGAACGGGCCGTGCGCGAAACCGTAGCTCAATTTGGCGGCCTCAACGTGCTGATTAACAACGCGGGCATTTCCATGCGCGCCCGCTTCCAGGACGCCGACCTGGATGTCATCAAGCGGCTCATGCAAACCAACTTCTTCGGCACCGTCTTCACCACCAAGTTTGCCCTGCCCAGCCTGCTGGCCAGCAAAGGTACCATTGTGGGCATTAGCAGCATAGCGGGATACCGGGGCCTGCCGGGCCGCACCGGGTACTCGGCTTCCAAGTTTGCCATGAACGGCTTTCTCGAAGCCTTACGCACCGAGCTGCTCGACCAGGGCGTGAACGTGCTCACGGCCGCCCCGGGCTTCACGGCCTCCAACATCCGGCAGGTGGCGCTCGCGGCCGACGGCTCCGCCCAAGGCGAATCGCCGCGCGACGAAGGCGCCATGATGAGCAGCGAAGCCGTGGCCGATGAAATCCTAAAAGCCGTGCAGCAACGCCGCCGCTCCCTCGTGCTCACCAGCCAGGGCAAACTCACGGTCTTCCTCAACAAGTGGCTGCCGGGCCTAACGGATAAGCTCGTGCTCAACCACTTCCGCAAGGAAGAAAAAGGAGTTGTGGTGGGGTAG
- a CDS encoding gliding motility-associated C-terminal domain-containing protein, translated as MSTTILQRFLGSILLLMLLVLGARPAQASHLLGGEMNYRYLDANGPAATPFRYEITVTLYSNGLYPTDPSVAMYPNNVTIELYNQTSGARITAVSAPRQGVFNPQPIRPSVPQGCAVVGPNQPFYLLKYVQTVNLPVSFDGYYAVFSLAARNYTLTNLNAPASNGQPLTLYVSMAPPLIPNRSPVFSDTAVAIVCQNDTTITLNNAFDADGDRLVYSFGSPYGQRTSTATFPPLPQAVPYFSGYSATNPFGQGTGNFATINASTGVAKYGAKNNGLYVIAVDVSEYRTINGREVLIGTTRRDLQLVVSTCPPTPPPVLPPTLTTPRNYTIEEGQSLSIPITATQASNHPLVLTVNSALLDGSGPFNTTFNGSTGTVQPGNLTGTATASGTGLVSGTFVFKSACGTARATAYDLGVTVKDNGCGGRLASDIFRITVTRAAGPNAINGPATVCDPATVRTYTASGPVPASYKWRAVGGTITGGQGTGAVQVVWANANTTGTLVLKGVSAQGCPTDSVVKTVDIRPLSQLTATASSASICQGSSTILRVNGQPGLSYTWSGGGQTSTSPTFTVSPTATTTYTVTGTDGTCTISANVTVTVTPPPIASTGADRSVCSGTATVLGAPAQAGYTYSWSPATGLSSSTVAQPTVTLTNTTGAPIIQTYVLTVVSGASCSSNGSVRVTVNPEAIANAGPARAACAGQPTTLGTPAQAGYTYSWSPATGLSSSTVAQPVLRGINTTAAPLTVTYTLTATSADGCVKTDAVTVTVNPRPAAEDIIGPVSVCPTVTGIAYSVPTPVATAYTWLVSGGTIASGQGTPAVTIDWGGASSGAYLKVFRLNAQGCSSDTTTLPVIINPRLQTVRPTGPGDILAAAPLPRAVCQADGPFTYSSGAFANGSSYSWQIIGGTQVSTAQNTVTVNWAPVSVPTIGKIVATETSNPAGGICRGVSDTLKMLINPSPRTLAIVSPVRVCQNSGPVTFSVPGGFTGSTYVFQLNGSTLAGTGSTRVLNTLPAPGTYSLTVQETTAGGCVGPLLSTPFTVNPLPVAPTISGSAFVCNTATPQQYTIANPTAGATFQWTVVGGTITAGGNSSQVTVLFNSTGPYSVSAVETSASPASCAGPAATRTITFDNPGLTLTAASVDATSNNRVILTFTSPNSTNTLNPVRILRRVAGSSTFAQVGTVASSAITYTDNTALDASANSYEYQLSLTNGCGTPVLSTVAQTIRLVASNSATPGTGGRNQGSTTLSWNAYVGFPVTEYRIYRRADAGAPVLITTVPGSTLQATVPNADAGSVTGAGFTQNFRVVAVSPGSILSNSNEASVNFANALRTYNIITPNRDGQNDVLVIDNIQLYPGNTFTVFNRWGREVYSTTNYQNNWGGDANTAAGTYFYLLKLPNGSSLKNWFEVVK; from the coding sequence ATGTCCACAACCATACTACAGCGTTTTCTTGGGTCGATACTACTGCTGATGCTGCTTGTGCTGGGGGCCCGCCCGGCGCAGGCATCGCACTTGCTGGGCGGTGAGATGAACTACCGCTACCTCGACGCCAACGGCCCGGCGGCGACTCCCTTTCGCTACGAAATAACGGTGACGCTGTACAGCAACGGCCTGTACCCCACCGACCCAAGCGTGGCCATGTACCCCAACAACGTCACGATTGAGCTGTATAACCAGACCAGCGGCGCGCGCATCACCGCCGTTTCGGCGCCCCGGCAGGGGGTTTTCAACCCGCAGCCCATCCGGCCCTCGGTGCCGCAGGGCTGCGCGGTAGTGGGGCCCAACCAGCCGTTTTACCTGTTGAAATACGTGCAGACAGTAAACCTGCCGGTGTCGTTCGATGGCTACTACGCGGTGTTCTCGCTGGCTGCCCGCAACTACACCCTCACCAACCTCAACGCCCCAGCCAGCAACGGCCAGCCGCTGACGCTGTACGTTAGCATGGCCCCGCCGCTAATACCCAACCGCTCGCCGGTATTTTCCGACACGGCCGTGGCCATTGTATGCCAGAACGATACCACCATCACGCTGAACAACGCCTTCGACGCCGACGGCGACCGCCTCGTGTACTCCTTTGGCAGCCCCTACGGCCAGCGCACCTCTACGGCCACTTTTCCGCCCCTGCCTCAGGCCGTGCCCTACTTCTCTGGCTACAGCGCCACCAACCCGTTTGGCCAGGGCACTGGCAACTTTGCCACCATCAACGCCAGCACTGGCGTGGCGAAGTACGGCGCCAAAAACAACGGCTTGTATGTAATTGCAGTCGACGTATCGGAATACCGCACCATCAACGGCCGGGAGGTGCTCATTGGCACCACGCGGCGCGACCTGCAGCTGGTAGTGTCTACCTGCCCGCCCACGCCGCCGCCCGTGCTGCCGCCCACCCTGACCACCCCGCGCAACTACACCATTGAGGAAGGCCAGTCCTTAAGCATCCCGATTACGGCCACCCAAGCCAGCAACCACCCGCTGGTGCTCACTGTGAACAGCGCCCTGCTCGACGGCAGCGGCCCCTTCAACACCACCTTCAACGGCAGCACCGGCACGGTGCAGCCCGGCAACCTGACCGGTACGGCCACGGCCTCGGGCACGGGCTTGGTGAGTGGCACGTTTGTCTTCAAGTCGGCCTGCGGAACTGCGCGGGCTACGGCCTATGACCTCGGCGTAACCGTGAAAGACAACGGCTGTGGCGGCCGCCTGGCTTCCGATATTTTCCGCATCACCGTGACCCGCGCCGCCGGCCCTAACGCCATCAACGGCCCCGCCACCGTGTGCGACCCCGCCACGGTGCGCACCTACACGGCCAGCGGCCCCGTGCCGGCTTCCTACAAGTGGCGCGCCGTGGGCGGCACCATCACCGGGGGCCAGGGCACGGGTGCCGTGCAAGTGGTATGGGCCAATGCCAACACTACTGGCACCCTGGTCCTCAAGGGTGTTTCGGCGCAGGGCTGCCCCACCGACTCGGTTGTGAAAACCGTGGACATTCGGCCCCTGTCCCAACTCACGGCTACGGCCAGCTCGGCCAGTATCTGCCAGGGCAGTTCCACTATTCTGAGAGTGAATGGCCAGCCCGGCTTGAGCTATACTTGGTCAGGCGGCGGGCAGACATCTACCAGCCCCACCTTCACAGTATCGCCCACTGCCACCACAACTTACACCGTGACGGGTACCGACGGTACCTGCACCATCTCGGCCAACGTGACCGTGACCGTAACGCCCCCGCCCATTGCCTCTACTGGAGCCGACCGGAGCGTTTGCTCCGGCACCGCCACTGTATTGGGCGCCCCCGCCCAAGCCGGCTACACCTACAGCTGGAGCCCGGCCACCGGCCTGAGCAGCAGCACCGTAGCGCAGCCCACCGTCACGCTCACCAACACTACCGGCGCCCCCATCATCCAGACGTATGTGCTCACTGTGGTTTCGGGCGCCAGCTGTTCCAGTAACGGCTCCGTGCGCGTGACCGTTAACCCGGAAGCCATTGCCAACGCAGGACCGGCCCGGGCCGCGTGTGCGGGCCAGCCCACCACGCTGGGTACGCCCGCCCAAGCCGGCTACACCTATAGCTGGAGCCCGGCCACTGGCCTGAGCAGCAGCACCGTAGCGCAGCCCGTGCTGAGAGGCATCAACACCACCGCAGCGCCTCTGACCGTTACCTATACCCTAACGGCTACTTCGGCCGATGGCTGCGTGAAGACCGACGCCGTGACCGTGACGGTAAACCCCCGTCCGGCTGCCGAGGACATTATCGGACCGGTTTCGGTGTGCCCCACCGTCACGGGCATTGCTTACTCGGTGCCCACTCCAGTTGCCACGGCCTACACATGGCTGGTTAGCGGCGGCACCATTGCCAGCGGCCAGGGCACACCGGCCGTGACCATCGATTGGGGCGGAGCCAGCAGCGGCGCCTACCTCAAGGTATTCCGCCTGAATGCCCAAGGCTGCTCTTCCGACACCACCACGCTGCCTGTCATCATCAACCCGCGCCTGCAAACGGTGCGGCCCACCGGCCCCGGCGACATCCTCGCCGCGGCGCCCCTGCCGCGCGCCGTGTGCCAGGCCGACGGCCCTTTTACCTACAGCAGCGGGGCATTTGCCAATGGCTCCAGCTACTCCTGGCAGATAATCGGCGGCACGCAGGTAAGCACCGCGCAAAACACCGTGACCGTGAACTGGGCGCCGGTCTCGGTGCCCACCATCGGCAAAATTGTGGCTACCGAAACCAGCAACCCCGCTGGCGGCATCTGCCGTGGCGTTTCGGATACGCTGAAGATGCTGATTAACCCCTCGCCTCGCACGCTGGCCATTGTGAGCCCGGTACGGGTGTGCCAGAACAGCGGCCCCGTCACGTTCTCGGTGCCCGGCGGTTTCACCGGCTCCACTTATGTATTCCAGCTTAATGGCAGCACCCTGGCCGGCACCGGCAGCACCCGCGTGCTGAACACCTTGCCCGCGCCCGGCACCTACTCGCTCACGGTACAGGAAACCACGGCGGGGGGCTGCGTTGGGCCACTGCTCAGCACTCCCTTCACGGTGAACCCGCTTCCGGTAGCGCCCACCATTTCGGGCTCGGCTTTCGTGTGCAATACGGCCACGCCGCAGCAATACACCATTGCCAATCCCACTGCCGGCGCCACGTTCCAGTGGACGGTGGTGGGCGGCACTATCACGGCCGGCGGCAACAGCAGCCAGGTCACGGTGCTCTTCAACAGCACCGGCCCGTATAGCGTGAGCGCCGTGGAAACCAGCGCCAGCCCGGCCTCCTGCGCCGGCCCCGCCGCCACCCGCACCATCACCTTCGATAACCCCGGCCTGACACTGACCGCCGCCTCGGTGGATGCCACCAGCAACAACCGTGTTATCCTCACCTTCACCTCGCCCAACAGCACCAATACCCTCAACCCGGTGCGCATTCTGCGGCGGGTGGCGGGCTCGAGCACCTTTGCCCAGGTGGGCACGGTGGCCTCCTCGGCCATCACCTACACCGACAACACCGCGCTGGACGCCTCGGCCAATTCGTATGAGTACCAGCTGAGCCTCACCAATGGCTGCGGCACGCCGGTGCTCAGCACCGTGGCGCAAACCATCCGCCTGGTGGCGAGCAACTCGGCCACTCCCGGCACGGGGGGCCGCAACCAGGGCAGCACCACCCTCAGCTGGAACGCTTACGTGGGCTTCCCGGTAACGGAATACCGCATCTACCGCCGCGCCGATGCTGGCGCCCCGGTTCTCATCACCACGGTGCCCGGCAGCACGCTGCAGGCCACGGTGCCCAACGCAGATGCCGGCTCCGTGACCGGGGCAGGATTTACCCAGAACTTCCGGGTGGTGGCCGTGAGCCCAGGCTCTATTCTCTCCAACTCGAATGAGGCCAGCGTAAACTTTGCCAACGCCCTCCGGACCTACAACATCATCACCCCCAACCGCGACGGCCAGAACGACGTGCTGGTGATTGACAACATTCAGCTCTACCCCGGCAATACGTTCACTGTTTTCAACCGCTGGGGCCGCGAAGTGTACAGCACCACCAACTACCAGAACAACTGGGGCGGCGACGCCAACACCGCGGCTGGCACCTACTTCTACCTGTTGAAGCTGCCCAACGGCAGCAGCCTCAAAAACTGGTTTGAAGTGGTAAAATAG
- a CDS encoding GEVED domain-containing protein yields MIPLLRSWSRIAPGIVAVLVALGTFPVLAQSTTCPIAATCTPGRASSPQAATYNMGILNVTLGNNLINNTTPGQLDGYKDYSCTQNAALVVGQSYAISVRTGTNAAENVRVWIDYNNDGAFTGNNELVFSSNSATLHTGTITPPAVATLGTRLRMRVAADYANGTIPTPCSTPEYSQDEDYSVTLTGNVSAPVASFSASSTITCSGCVQFTDASQNLPTSWLWTFGDGTTSTAQNPSHCYAAAGTYAVTLQATNSAGANTSAATSIEYNTQIPLPANCSPQTINYFAKYGITRFQLGTIDNASADGSAGYQDFTCAKRTQLTVSVNNSMTITTGGVNAHDIRVYLDSNNDGVLTTAEQVFQSLNTPTPGVTARLNLPASTPLNQPLRLRVMADAVGNNPGPCTSPISGQVEDYTVIARPNTSPPSIDFTSNYVPGGCVNPIQFTDASQNLPTSWLWNFGDGTTSTAQNPSHQYAATGTYTVSLTATNSFGSASITRPDAIAVSVPCFTYCPSNGSGGGGPGGTQLPSQFWMTLVSVSNAQPAYSNATGNAPGGYANYTAQPINVTSGSLVNLTVVTNLAVVHRTAVWVDLNANGTFESTELVAIGITQTGAGANTFTASFAAPIRTTVLNTRMRVLSVVNTNTPSPCQINQFNAEVEDYQLRVTPLLATRDALALPSLSLYPNPTLTGQMRLRLTDANAAGAYSAEVQNLLGATVLTAALRLSATADAALNLSRLAPGVYVLRLRDAHGQTALRRVVRE; encoded by the coding sequence ATGATCCCACTCTTACGTTCTTGGTCCCGCATTGCCCCCGGAATTGTGGCCGTTTTGGTGGCGCTGGGCACGTTTCCGGTTCTGGCCCAGAGCACCACCTGCCCCATTGCGGCCACGTGCACGCCGGGCCGGGCCAGCAGCCCCCAGGCCGCTACCTACAATATGGGCATCCTCAACGTAACGCTGGGGAACAACCTCATTAACAATACCACACCCGGGCAGCTGGATGGCTACAAGGACTACAGCTGCACGCAGAATGCGGCCCTGGTAGTGGGCCAGAGCTACGCCATCAGCGTGCGGACGGGCACCAACGCGGCCGAAAACGTGCGGGTTTGGATTGACTACAACAACGACGGGGCCTTCACCGGCAACAACGAGCTGGTATTCAGCTCCAACAGCGCCACGCTGCACACGGGCACCATTACGCCGCCCGCCGTGGCTACCCTGGGCACCCGCCTGCGGATGCGCGTAGCGGCCGACTACGCCAACGGCACCATCCCCACCCCCTGCTCCACCCCCGAATACTCGCAGGATGAAGACTATAGCGTGACCCTGACCGGGAACGTGAGCGCGCCGGTAGCCAGCTTCAGCGCCAGCAGCACCATCACGTGCTCGGGCTGCGTGCAGTTCACCGATGCCAGCCAGAACCTGCCCACGTCCTGGCTGTGGACCTTCGGCGACGGCACCACCAGCACCGCCCAAAACCCCAGCCACTGCTACGCCGCGGCCGGCACCTACGCCGTGACGCTGCAAGCCACCAATTCGGCGGGCGCCAACACCAGCGCGGCCACCAGCATCGAGTACAACACGCAGATACCGCTCCCGGCCAACTGCTCGCCCCAAACCATCAATTACTTCGCCAAATACGGCATCACCCGCTTCCAGCTCGGCACCATCGACAATGCCTCGGCCGATGGCAGCGCCGGCTACCAGGATTTCACCTGCGCCAAGCGCACGCAGCTTACGGTGAGCGTTAATAACTCGATGACCATCACTACCGGCGGCGTGAATGCGCACGATATCCGGGTGTACCTCGATTCCAACAACGACGGCGTTCTCACCACCGCCGAGCAGGTGTTTCAGAGCCTGAACACTCCCACTCCCGGCGTGACGGCCCGGCTCAACCTGCCCGCCAGCACCCCCCTCAACCAGCCGCTGCGCCTGCGCGTGATGGCCGATGCCGTGGGCAACAACCCGGGGCCCTGCACCAGCCCCATCAGCGGTCAGGTGGAAGACTATACGGTGATAGCGCGGCCCAACACTTCGCCGCCCAGCATCGACTTCACGAGCAACTACGTGCCCGGGGGCTGCGTGAACCCCATTCAGTTCACCGATGCCAGCCAGAACCTGCCTACTTCCTGGCTCTGGAACTTTGGCGATGGCACCACCAGCACGGCCCAGAACCCCTCGCACCAGTACGCCGCTACCGGCACCTACACCGTCTCGCTCACGGCCACCAACTCGTTCGGGTCAGCCAGCATTACGCGCCCTGACGCGATAGCAGTGTCGGTGCCGTGCTTCACTTATTGCCCCTCCAATGGCTCGGGCGGAGGTGGCCCAGGGGGCACCCAGTTGCCCAGCCAGTTCTGGATGACGCTGGTGAGCGTTTCTAACGCGCAGCCGGCCTACAGCAATGCAACCGGCAATGCCCCCGGCGGCTACGCCAACTACACGGCGCAGCCGATTAACGTAACCTCCGGCAGCCTGGTCAACCTCACCGTAGTTACGAACTTGGCCGTGGTGCATCGCACCGCCGTGTGGGTGGATTTAAACGCCAACGGCACATTCGAATCTACTGAGCTGGTGGCTATCGGCATAACGCAAACCGGCGCCGGCGCCAACACGTTTACAGCAAGCTTTGCGGCCCCAATTCGCACCACCGTGCTCAATACCCGCATGCGGGTGCTCAGCGTGGTGAATACCAATACGCCCTCTCCTTGCCAGATAAACCAGTTTAATGCGGAGGTGGAAGACTACCAGCTGCGCGTGACGCCCCTGCTGGCCACCCGCGACGCTCTGGCCCTGCCCTCGCTCAGCCTCTACCCCAACCCCACCCTTACCGGCCAGATGCGGCTGCGCCTGACCGACGCCAACGCCGCCGGCGCCTATTCCGCCGAAGTGCAGAACCTACTGGGCGCCACCGTGCTCACCGCGGCCCTGCGCCTGAGCGCAACCGCCGACGCGGCCCTGAACCTGAGCCGCCTGGCTCCGGGCGTGTACGTGCTGCGCCTGCGCGACGCCCACGGCCAAACCGCCCTGCGCCGCGTGGTGCGGGAGTAA